CTCTACATATGAAAGGGAAGAGTCAAACAAAATATACTACTAATGGGTTCACGCCCAAGTGGACTTAGGACTTTTTACATTCCTAAAAAGGTAGAAGGTttgctttgggggaaaaaaattgacATTCAGATTTATGAAACTGATGTGCTGCCTACTGTGCTAAGGAGGCCACTAAAAAAATTGACATTCAAATTGTTCTTAAAACTGCCCTGAGAAAATCTTTGGTGTTTATGATAATCATATCcaagattgtttccagtttttttgaACCCCCATCAGGACCTATTTGCCTGAAAATGTCTGCTTGACTAGAAGCTCGGTAATAGTGTTTGCTACAGGATCCTTGGGGCACACACCTAATCATTTGTTCTGGTAACTCTCAGGAGAATTCTTACAGAGGTTATTGGTTTGAAGTTTTAAGAAATCCTATAGATGGAAGCCCCATCCTTGAGATTTGTACAGCAGTTTGTCAGGTAAGGAAACCTGCAGGCTGCCTCTACCTTTATTGAATCTTTTAGGaaaatatccccccccccccaaagtttcTTGAGACTCAAATCTAAACCCATTTTGGAGGCTTGGGGATTAAAACTTCTCTGTCTCCAGCCCATTATCACAAAGCACTAAAGTCAGTTgtgagttttatttaaaaataagcacgATGGCTGGGTTTCATAAAATGTATGTATGAATATGTACAcggatacaaataaaataatattaaaaataaaaatcacacttGCTTACACGTAGCAGTGGTCCTGGCATCCCACATACATAAtgttaactttttctttaaagaaattcttGGCCCAAGAAGGCCACAGAGATCACCAAACCACTAATAAAGTTGTATGTAGCCCATTGCCTGCAACATTTTCCATTCAGGTTtcaaaactatataaataatttaattagaaaacccaacaaatatatatatatatatatatatatatatatatatatatatatatatatatatatgttttaatctTTTGGCACAGTGAAGCATTGGTCAATAGCAGAGAAATGACTAAAGATTCTCTGACACCTCTCTCACATTTAGTTATACCTGTAAATGATACACATGTACACATGGAACAGAGGCCCAATAAACCCCAAACAGTAGTCGTATAATTTATCCTATGGAGTGATTCCCTGATGTACTTGTtaggaacaaatcaatgaaagGTGCGACAAAACTAGTAGGAACAAGGGGGGTGCCTGGGCagtaagaagagagagaaaatctgTGAGGGGAAAGAGGAACAGGATTGGTAAAGAAACTCaaacaattataaaacattgctttGGTCCTCTGTAAAGttataaaagaggaagaaagttaATATTCTGGAATAAGTTAAAACACTTGTCAAAAATCCTTTATCTTTAAGGCACGGTTGAcgtagaattttcttttaaagtctccTTTTCTCTGAACAGAAAGTGCAAAGCTCTGAACCTGCGATACCGGCATCCTGGATCGCGTCCACTCCCGCGGGCTCAGCCGCGTAGCTCAAGCCAGGAGCGTCTCCACGGGGTAGGGCAGGTGCGGGCCCGGGCCGCAGGCGGAGGCCGCCTGCAGCGTCGCCGGCAGCCGCAGGGGGCAGTACGGGTGCGCGGCGCCACCGGCGCCGCCACCGCCCACTAGACCTCGGAAAGGCTTggcaggagcaggggcagaggcagagaagggcGCGAGCAAGAGGTGCGGCACTGTCGGCGGCGCCTCGACTCCACGCGCGCCCAGCAGTGCCGGTTCCGAGGCGCCATAAGGGCAGAGCGGCAGCAGGGCCCTGCCGGGCCCGCTGGGGAGGAGTGCAGGATAACCGGAAAGCGGCGGACAGGACGCGGCGCCCCACCGCAGCTGCATCACGGGGGCCGCGTCCCTGTCGCGGCGGCTGCGGAAGGGCTTGCTGAGGATGCTGTCTATGGCAAAAGAGCTGGAGAACTTGCCCGCGGGGCAGACGCGCCCCTCCTGGAAGGCGGGGGAGCGCGCGTGGGGCGAGCCCAGGGCAGCCAGCGCGGAAGGCGGGGTCCCGGCCTCCTCCAGCCGCAGCCCGGGTGCGGAGGCAGTCGCACGGTGGCTGAGGCGCTTGCGGCGGCGGCGGAAGACCCCGTCGGCGAAGGTGTACTCGCTGTTGGGATTGAGCATCCAGTAGTTATCCTTGCCCCAAGGCCGCGAGGGGTCGCGCAGCACCTTGACGAAGCAGTCGTTGAGCGAGAGGTTGTGGCGCACGGAGTTGCGCCACCCCGTGTAGCTGCCGCGGAAGAAGGGGAACTTGCCCATGAGGTACTCGTTGATCTCGGCCAGCGTAAGGCGCCCGCCCGCCGAATCGCGGATGGCCATGGCGATGAGCGCGATGTATGAGTACGGGGGCTTGGGCCGCCGCGTATAGGGCTTGCTGCGTGCGCCCTCGCCTACGCCCGCGCTCTCTGCCCCGGGGCCCGCCGCGCCCGCCTCTACGACGCTCGCCGTCGCCGGACCTTCCTCCTCCGCGGCAGACTCACCTCTCGCATTACGCTTGCCGCCTCCAGCTGCTGGGCTGTTGGCCGCACAGTCCCCGTCCGAGCCCAGGGAGTCGTCACCAGCTGCCGACAGCGGAGAGGGCGCGTCGCTACTGCCTGCGCCCTCCAAGTCACTACCCGACTTGTCCCCGTGGGCTGCACGGGGGCGGAACACCTCCAGCTTCATGTCCGCGCAACCTGTCCTGCCCAACGCCGTACTCTCTGCGCAGTCTTGGGAAGCTGGTGCGGGGGGCAGGAGTGGAGATTCGACCGATAGTCTTTGCCTTCctctccagaaagctctccctCCTTTTGCGAGAGACAGCCACTTTTCCGCAGAAAAGTCTTCTTCCGTTGGAATTTTCCTTCGAAGGGTTTCTGCTTATTGGGTGAACTTGGAGGGATTAAGAGGGAGGAGTTGGGTGGGCGCTGTCTTCAGTTGGAGGATAAGAGACTTCGGGTGAAATGTGCAGAGGTGCGGCTTAACCTCTGCTGCTCAAGAGCACGGGCCTTAGGATTTTCTGCTGCAGGGAAGAACCGTACGCATCTGCTCTCGGTCCAAGAGACCAGGGAGGGTTCACTTCACTGGACGTCCCAGGTCCCCGGCAGGCGTCTTCGGGGCATAGAAATGGTGCACGCTGGTATGCACACCACCCTTGGGGGAGGGTCCAGTGTATTCAGCCTTGAGTGTCCGTGCAGCCGAGTCCCCGATGCCGTGGCTCCAGCAGCCACCTTCCCGCCCCTGGCCTTCCGAGCAGCATCTCCGCGCTAGCCAGTTGCCGCTACGTCTGGCCTCCACCTTCCGCCCGGCCCAATATAACTCAGCCGCGGCTCCACGGAGGCGGGGCCTGGACGTTCACCGCAGAGGGGTGGAGGATCGAGGTGGCAGAGGTGGTAGCTCTCTAGCGGGCGCGCGCCAGGTTGAGGCCAAGAGGCTGCGCAGCTAAAAAGTCGCGGCTCGCAGGTTGTTTGTTTTGGGTCTGACCAGCCCCGCCCTCCACCTCCAGCCAATAGGGATCGTGCGCGCCGCTGGGGGTGTGAGAGTGCCTGTGAGTGTGCCTGTGTCCAAGTGTGCCGGCCCCTCCCGCCCTCTTTTCTGCTCAAGTGGGCGCTCCTTGCCGCCCCGATGGGGTCCCTGCGCCCAGAAGCTCAAAGAAGCGATTTGGACGAGAGAGCGTAGTGTAGTGTGGGGCGGGGATGGGGGTGGACACCTGGAAGGGCTGGGCTGGGTCAGCAGGGACTTTGCTCAGGCCTGTGGCTTTGCTAAGATGCACGTGGTGTGTTTTTGCTTCTCAGAGAGTGAAAACGGTGCTTCTTTCCAAAGTAAACGCCTCTTGTCTAGAACCATAGATACCGCATGGGACACATTTTGCAGTGACCTCTTATGAGAGTCACATGCTGTGCCTCGTCCTATGATTTCCTTTTGAGGACTATTTCTGCCTTCCTTTTTTTAACGAATAAAATACTGGACTTGAAATTGTGATGGACTCGACTCTTGCTTGCTAAATGGTCTCCGACTTtcacttttcttttgcttttgcttttttctgtACCTGGCTGGTGACTTGGAAAAGAGCAGCAGCGTCCCCTCTTCCTCCAGGAATGGCAGTGCTTAGAATGGGATGCCAGGCTGTGCCTGCGCGAGTGGCCCTCTATATACTCGCAGCCGCTGGATTCATGACTTCCTACAGTTAAAGGCGTgttccggggggtggggggccaaACTATGACTTGTTTGCGGCCGTTTCTTTCCAATCCATCTCCTTGAGGTCTTTTGCTGTGGTTTCAGTGGCACCAGTGCCAGACAGTCAGCATAGGGGGTACCTTTTTCCGCCCCAGAAAGCTCCAGACCTGacgatctgtgtgtgtgtttacagtaGTGTCAATACTTCAGGGAGGGGCTCACTGACCTCCCCAACTCTGAAGGGTACATGTCTACCCCGCTGCCCTTCCGTACTGAGGTGTCTTCCTTTTTCCTGTCTTTGTTGCAAATAGAGAAAGAACTGCAAGTACGTGGGAGCTCaccttgttgtttattttattcctttccaCCATTTGTGTGAAGTTGTACACAATCCTCTCTTATCTTCATTCAGGCAGTTTTGAAGGTGTTCAGCATGGGGTGGGGAAAACGGCAAAGCCATGGAAggctctgttagttttgtgtttggGGTAATGACATGTTTGGAGATGAAACTGACATTTATTGTGTGTTTGAGTGgggaacaggtgtgaggtaactTTTTTCCTGGGGACCTGCTGCCCTAAAGAGGATCTGCTCAGCTCTAGCCCTGGGAGTTCATGGTCCCTTGGACCGGGAGAGGGGAGTAGGCTGGGATGAGAAAGCAGCCAGTTAAAGAGGCATCGATTTGGCTTGGGATAATAAGCACTCATAGTGAATGGTATCTTTGACCTTGAGAGATGGGCAAGAGGATGAAGGCCAGTTTTCTGGAGGAGATAAACCTGGCTGATTGAGGTGCAGACCCAAGTTGGCTAGAGTCTAAGGAGACCACTGAGAGGTTACAGGGGCCAAGGCTTTCTGCCCATCCCCAGTACCATCTTGGAGACCATGTAGGTGAGCTGTCTGGCAGGCATAAAGCCACCCAGCTACCCTCCACATCCCTGCCCTCATGCAACTCCAACATCCCTAGGTTTGAGGCAATGCCTCCCGTTGTGTTTATAGCAACTTTCCTCCCAGACTTGCTGCACGGCTTCCTTTTCCTCTGTAGCACCCTCTTATCCCCATTCCTGCTCTCTCCCAGATCCACCAGCCCAGCTGTCCCAGGGTGTTCAGGTTAGTCTGGGAAGTACCCATGAGTTTTGACCTGTTAATAAGGATATtgttcagagaggagagaaaattgtGCACCACACTAGGCCCTGCTGTCACACATGACTGTATGCCCTTGCAGTGGCTGTGCACTGGCCCTTCCTCGCAATCAGAACGGACTCGAAGTTTTCTTTGAGCTCCTGCACAGATTATTTGTTAGCACTAGTCTTTTCTTGGGTTCAATGTACAGCAAGTGCATTTCCCTCTATGGTGACTTGTGTGAATTCCCAGCTAACAGATCACAGCAGCCCAGAATGCAGGTCTTGGGAGAGGAGGATGGAGTTGCTTTCCCTAAGGAGCAACCTGAGGT
The Saccopteryx bilineata isolate mSacBil1 chromosome 3, mSacBil1_pri_phased_curated, whole genome shotgun sequence DNA segment above includes these coding regions:
- the FOXQ1 gene encoding forkhead box protein Q1, which gives rise to MKLEVFRPRAAHGDKSGSDLEGAGSSDAPSPLSAAGDDSLGSDGDCAANSPAAGGGKRNARGESAAEEEGPATASVVEAGAAGPGAESAGVGEGARSKPYTRRPKPPYSYIALIAMAIRDSAGGRLTLAEINEYLMGKFPFFRGSYTGWRNSVRHNLSLNDCFVKVLRDPSRPWGKDNYWMLNPNSEYTFADGVFRRRRKRLSHRATASAPGLRLEEAGTPPSALAALGSPHARSPAFQEGRVCPAGKFSSSFAIDSILSKPFRSRRDRDAAPVMQLRWGAASCPPLSGYPALLPSGPGRALLPLCPYGASEPALLGARGVEAPPTVPHLLLAPFSASAPAPAKPFRGLVGGGGAGGAAHPYCPLRLPATLQAASACGPGPHLPYPVETLLA